In a single window of the Palaemon carinicauda isolate YSFRI2023 chromosome 10, ASM3689809v2, whole genome shotgun sequence genome:
- the LOC137647903 gene encoding uncharacterized protein, producing the protein MLFQCFSDDIEELPEVLAEKVPLIPELLVSARADSTTISYMNSFQMIEVLGVCNSVGEEDIFPAKPFIFALYLCSLVQSTSTPSPMIKAFYSVKYVYDLYGLKSPTESTYVKNLLEAAKRRLSHLVVRKEPITSKIFGGATSAANNGIKDRLSKRHGRWKSDKAKDGYIKDSLKRDF; encoded by the exons ATGCTTTTCCAGTGTTTCTCTGATGATATTGAAGAGTTACCAGAAGTGCTGGCTGAAAAGGTGCCGCTTATCCCGGAACTACTGGTGTCAGCCCGAGCAGATAGTACCACAATAAGTTATATGAACTCTTTTCAAATGATAGAGGTTTTGGGCGTTTGTAATTCCGTTGGAGAAGAGGACATCTTCCCGGCTAagccttttatatttgcattatatttgtgtTCACTTGTCCAGAGTACAAGTACTCCAAGTCCTATGATTAAAGcattttacagtgtaaaatatGTTTATGATTTATATGGACTGAAATCCCCTACAGAATCTACTTATGTTAAGAATCTACTGGAGGCAGCCAAAAGAAGGCTTTCTCATTTAGTTGTAAGGAAGGAACCTATTACTTCAAAAATATTCG GTGGAGCCACTTCAGCTGCAAATAATGGTATTAAGGATAGGCTATCTAAAAGGCATGGAAGGTGGAAGAGTGATAAAGCCAAAGATGGCTATATCAAAGATTCTCTTAAGAGAGACTTTTAG